In a genomic window of Fusobacterium sp. DD2:
- a CDS encoding MgtC/SapB family protein — protein sequence MVNFVSEISLESIAFRIMLAIIIGGMIGYERGTNNRPAGFRTHILVCLGATIVSLIQDHLRINILNYAIANPTVAQVIKSDLGRIGAQVVSGIGFLGAGTIIREKKTIAGLTTAASIWVTGCIGLGIGWGFYTLSILSGISVLVVLVTFKRVETILIDRNITKTLTIYYTDECFFSKDLIRTYDIFKNHHMKIKNMKKDMDEKKVTYTITLPKIYNQIEILAELTELEHISEIKDF from the coding sequence ATGGTAAATTTTGTTTCAGAAATTTCACTTGAGAGCATTGCATTTAGAATCATGTTGGCAATAATAATCGGTGGAATGATAGGATATGAAAGAGGTACAAATAATAGACCAGCAGGATTTAGGACACATATACTTGTGTGCTTAGGAGCTACTATTGTGTCTCTTATTCAAGACCATCTCAGAATTAATATTTTAAATTATGCTATTGCTAATCCTACAGTTGCACAGGTAATAAAAAGTGACCTGGGAAGAATTGGAGCTCAAGTTGTCAGTGGTATCGGTTTTTTAGGAGCAGGGACTATAATTCGTGAAAAGAAAACTATTGCTGGTCTCACTACTGCAGCATCTATTTGGGTAACTGGATGTATTGGATTAGGTATTGGGTGGGGGTTCTATACACTCAGTATCCTCAGTGGAATCTCTGTTTTAGTAGTTTTAGTGACTTTTAAAAGAGTAGAAACTATTTTAATAGATAGAAATATTACTAAAACATTGACTATATATTATACAGATGAATGTTTTTTCTCAAAAGATCTTATAAGAACCTATGATATATTTAAAAACCATCATATGAAAATAAAAAATATGAAAAAAGATATGGATGAGAAAAAAGTTACTTACACAATTACGTTACCAAAAATTTATAATCAGATTGAAATTTTAGCTGAACTCACAGAGCTTGAACACATATCTGAGATTAAAGATTTTTAA